In Paraflavitalea devenefica, the following are encoded in one genomic region:
- a CDS encoding YDG domain-containing protein: QVYDTRNVGTNKTLTASGLVINDGNGGNNYTVTYATNTAGVISARDIHVTAQSDNRIYNGTTSSAVAPVVDPLQTGDVIGTAPTQVYDTRNVGTGKTLTASGLVINDGNSGNNYNILYAPDNTGVISARDIHVTAQTDSRVYNGTTSSAIAPVVESLQTGDAIGTAPTQVFDTRNVGTNKSLIASGLMISDGNSGNNYNILYSPDNTGVISARDIHVTAQSDNRIYNGTTSSAVAPVVDPVQTGDAIGTVPTQVYDTRNVGTGKILTASGLVINDGNSGNNYNVLYNPDNTGVISVRDIHVTAQPDNRIYNGTTSSAVAPVVDPLQTGDAIGTAPTQEYDTRNVGTNKTLTVSGLVINDGNGGNNYNILYAPDNAGVISVRDIHVTAQTDSRIYNGTTSSAIAPAVDPLQAGDAIGTAPTQVYDTRNVGTGKTLTASGLVINDGNSGNNYNVLYNPDNTGVISARDIHVAAQPDNRVYNGTTSSGVAPAVDPLQTGDAIGTAPTQEYDTRNVGTNKTLTASGLVINDGNGGNNYNILYSPDNTGVISARDIHVTAQTDSRVYNGTTSSAVAPVVDALQTGDAIGTAPTQTFNTKHAGINKTLIASGLVINDGNGGNNYSIHYLTNTTGIITAKDIHVTAQHDDRIYNGTTSSGVAPVVEALQTGDLIGTPPIQKYDTKNVGVNKTLTPYGLVVNDGNSGLNYSIHYLTDLTGIISAKAITGNVTVANKAYDGTTSATIATRTLIGAIGTDIVSYSGGTATFDDVPAGTGKNVGNNKPVTATGLYLTGADAGNYTVNSSATTTANITQKGLCITADNLSPQYSDPVSFTVNYAGFVPGEGPGNLAGSLTFATTPAATTGTNPVIATGAPGAYTITPGGLTSSNYIITFKTGVLTIRKEDAKITYTGSTLVATTGTATTATLTLSATIQDITAALADPAYDTYPGDIRKATITFNIDGIDRATVPIGLINSADTKTGTVVYNFTGAGLGDHTIILKLNGYYTSTTSGDNQLVVEVYQATGDFITGGGYLKLTNSSGLKAGDAGTKNNFGFNIKYNKSGTNLQGHINTIVRRMEAGIMRVYQIKGNSMTSLTVNATATPRTAVFNGKANITDITNPSSPAPVSGNSTLQVSMTDAGEPGTNDKIGIVVYNNTGGVWFSSNWDGTKTVQQTLGGGNLIVHSNNNVGISTATSVRTATVTTDQTPTSSLSDKFSVKVYPTVSKNYFTVNVQSNTADVVEIKVYDIIGKQVEIARGGIGASIRVGTNLASGTYILKIRQGKNNETIRVSKLY, translated from the coding sequence CAGGTGTATGACACCAGGAATGTAGGCACAAACAAAACATTAACAGCTTCCGGTCTTGTAATCAACGATGGCAATGGGGGTAATAATTACACAGTTACCTATGCAACCAACACTGCCGGGGTGATCAGTGCCAGGGACATCCATGTAACAGCCCAGTCCGACAACCGTATTTATAATGGTACAACAAGTTCGGCCGTGGCACCAGTAGTAGACCCACTGCAAACCGGGGATGTAATTGGTACTGCCCCGACACAGGTATATGATACCAGGAATGTGGGAACCGGCAAAACATTAACAGCTTCCGGTCTTGTGATCAATGATGGCAATAGCGGCAATAATTACAACATTCTTTATGCTCCGGACAATACCGGGGTGATCAGCGCCAGGGACATCCATGTAACGGCGCAAACAGATAGTCGTGTTTATAACGGTACAACAAGCTCAGCCATTGCACCGGTAGTAGAGTCGCTGCAAACCGGAGATGCCATTGGTACTGCCCCGACACAAGTGTTTGATACAAGGAATGTAGGAACAAACAAGTCCTTGATCGCAAGTGGCCTTATGATTAGTGATGGCAATAGCGGCAACAACTACAACATTCTTTACAGTCCGGACAATACCGGAGTAATTAGTGCCAGGGACATCCATGTAACAGCCCAATCCGACAACCGTATTTATAATGGTACAACGAGTTCAGCCGTTGCGCCGGTAGTAGATCCAGTGCAAACCGGAGATGCCATTGGTACTGTCCCGACACAAGTGTACGATACAAGGAATGTGGGAACAGGTAAAATATTAACAGCAAGCGGCCTGGTGATCAACGATGGCAATAGCGGCAATAACTACAATGTTCTTTACAATCCGGACAATACCGGGGTGATCAGCGTCAGGGACATCCATGTAACGGCCCAGCCTGACAACCGCATCTATAATGGTACAACAAGTTCGGCCGTGGCACCAGTAGTAGACCCACTGCAAACCGGGGATGCCATTGGTACTGCGCCTACTCAGGAGTATGACACAAGGAATGTAGGCACAAATAAGACTTTGACGGTGAGTGGTCTTGTAATCAATGATGGCAATGGAGGCAATAACTACAATATCCTTTATGCTCCGGACAATGCCGGGGTGATCAGCGTCAGGGACATCCATGTAACAGCCCAAACAGATAGTCGTATTTATAATGGTACAACAAGCTCAGCCATTGCACCGGCAGTAGATCCACTGCAAGCCGGAGACGCCATTGGCACTGCCCCGACTCAGGTGTATGACACAAGGAATGTGGGAACAGGCAAAACACTAACAGCTTCCGGCCTTGTAATCAATGATGGCAATAGCGGCAATAACTACAATGTTCTTTACAATCCGGACAATACCGGGGTGATCAGCGCCAGGGACATCCATGTAGCGGCCCAGCCCGACAACCGTGTTTATAATGGTACAACAAGTTCAGGCGTTGCACCAGCAGTAGATCCGCTGCAAACCGGAGATGCCATTGGCACTGCACCTACACAGGAGTATGACACAAGGAATGTGGGAACAAACAAGACCTTGACGGCGAGTGGCCTCGTGATCAATGATGGCAATGGAGGCAATAACTACAATATTCTTTATAGTCCGGACAATACCGGGGTGATCTCTGCCAGGGATATCCATGTAACAGCCCAAACAGATAGTCGTGTTTATAATGGTACAACGAGTTCAGCTGTTGCACCGGTAGTAGATGCTCTGCAAACCGGAGACGCCATTGGTACAGCCCCGACTCAAACCTTCAATACAAAACATGCAGGCATAAACAAGACATTGATAGCAAGTGGCCTCGTGATCAATGACGGCAATGGAGGCAATAACTACAGCATTCATTATTTAACCAATACAACAGGCATAATTACTGCAAAAGATATTCATGTAACGGCTCAGCATGATGATCGAATATACAATGGCACTACCAGCTCTGGAGTTGCACCAGTGGTTGAAGCATTGCAAACCGGAGATTTGATTGGCACCCCTCCTATTCAAAAATATGACACCAAGAATGTGGGAGTAAATAAAACATTAACTCCGTATGGCCTGGTGGTTAACGATGGCAATAGTGGGCTTAATTACTCTATTCATTATTTAACTGACCTTACGGGTATAATTTCTGCAAAAGCTATTACGGGAAATGTAACTGTTGCCAATAAAGCATATGATGGCACCACCAGCGCAACAATTGCAACCCGTACGCTCATTGGAGCAATAGGCACTGATATTGTGAGTTATTCCGGTGGCACCGCAACGTTTGACGACGTTCCTGCAGGCACAGGCAAGAACGTAGGCAACAACAAGCCCGTGACCGCAACCGGCTTATACCTTACAGGAGCAGATGCCGGCAATTATACCGTGAACAGTTCAGCTACAACAACTGCCAATATTACACAAAAAGGGCTGTGTATCACAGCCGATAACCTTTCGCCACAGTATAGCGATCCGGTTTCGTTTACTGTAAATTATGCAGGATTTGTTCCTGGTGAAGGCCCTGGTAATCTTGCTGGAAGTTTAACATTTGCTACTACGCCTGCCGCAACTACTGGTACAAATCCTGTTATTGCCACTGGTGCACCTGGTGCTTATACAATAACTCCGGGCGGCCTTACTTCATCCAATTATATAATTACATTTAAGACTGGCGTGTTAACTATAAGAAAAGAAGATGCAAAGATTACTTATACCGGCTCAACATTGGTAGCAACAACAGGTACCGCTACAACGGCAACGTTAACATTAAGCGCCACTATTCAGGATATTACTGCAGCACTGGCCGATCCTGCTTACGATACTTATCCGGGAGATATCAGGAAGGCTACCATCACATTTAATATTGACGGAATTGACAGGGCTACAGTACCAATAGGTCTTATTAATAGCGCTGACACAAAGACCGGAACGGTTGTTTATAACTTCACAGGAGCGGGTTTGGGTGACCACACGATCATTCTGAAATTAAACGGCTATTATACAAGTACTACTTCTGGTGATAATCAGCTTGTCGTTGAAGTATACCAGGCAACCGGTGACTTTATTACTGGCGGTGGATACCTGAAGCTGACCAATTCAAGCGGACTGAAAGCAGGCGATGCAGGAACAAAGAATAATTTTGGATTTAATATAAAATATAATAAGAGCGGAACCAATTTGCAGGGTCATATCAATACTATCGTCAGACGGATGGAAGCCGGAATAATGCGTGTTTACCAGATTAAAGGTAATTCCATGACATCGCTAACTGTAAATGCAACTGCAACTCCCCGCACAGCAGTCTTCAATGGAAAAGCAAACATAACAGATATCACCAATCCATCGAGCCCCGCTCCAGTTAGTGGCAATTCAACATTACAGGTAAGCATGACTGACGCCGGTGAACCCGGAACAAACGATAAGATTGGTATTGTTGTGTACAATAATACAGGCGGAGTGTGGTTCTCCAGTAACTGGGACGGCACAAAAACTGTTCAGCAGACACTAGGCGGAGGAAATCTGATTGTTCACAGCAACAACAATGTAGGAATCTCTACCGCTACCTCTGTCAGAACGGCGACTGTTACGACGGACCAAACTCCCACTTCTTCTTTGAGTGATAAATTTTCAGTAAAGGTTTACCCAACCGTAAGCAAAAACTATTTCACCGTAAATGTCCAAAGCAACACTGCAGATGTGGTAGAGATCAAAGTATATGATATCATTGGCAAGCAGGTTGAAATAGCAAGGGGTGGTATTGGAGCATCCATCAGGGTAGGAACTAATTTAGCATCGGGGACCTATATTCTGAAGATCCGTCAAGGGAAAAATAACGAAACCATCAGGGTATCCAAGCTTTATTAG
- a CDS encoding Gldg family protein: protein MKTTIRLARLELSTLFYSPIAWLVLIVFAFQSGLAFTDKMKLYVGWQEAGSRLSFITSAIFSGPTGFFAEIQKNVYLYIPLLTMGLISRETSSGSIKLLLSSPVKIREIVLGKYLAMMMYCLMLIGLLALFAAAGAWSIGSFDYKHIMSALIGIYLLICAYSAIGLFMSSLTSYQVVAAVSTLVVLAALNYVGLLWQGVDFVRDITYFLSISGRADQLRDGLITSKDVAYFILVIALFLGLTILLLQGARTARPFPIKMGRYTLFVACILLAGYLTSRPKAALYADMTATQTRTLTPNTQHIIRSLKEPLKVTTYVNLLDDFWYMGIPSARNKDINFWAPYQRFMPDMQLSYVYYYDSSSADWLYKYNKGLDNLALAQKMAKARELDLKLFMPPAEIRKIIDLRPEENRFVRCLEYNGKRSFLREYAGEMDPNPGEAEFAAAIKRLLVTSPKIAFLSGDNERFIDRAGDKDYQGSTVALTVRKSLINQGFDIVQLTLEQEDVPADIAALIIADPKKAISPEKMQRLQRYIGRGGNLLIAGEPGRQSLLNPLLEKLGIQFMDGILMQQSRDFSPDLVLGYFTNAAAASGKGYQLLWKDSARVSVPTAVGIQYNNNSLYKATPLLVTDEQKSWNKRGPLNQDTGYVQFDPAAGDVKNSAPIAVALTKNVQGREQRILVMGDADWMSAAELGRYNIRVANFFYMVEVFKWLTYDQFPVDVSRPPSPDKKMIIGKEGITVLKFIFLGIIPVLLLLSGMTILIVRKRR, encoded by the coding sequence ATGAAAACTACCATAAGACTTGCACGACTGGAACTAAGTACCTTGTTTTATTCACCTATTGCCTGGCTGGTACTGATCGTGTTTGCCTTTCAATCGGGACTTGCTTTCACCGACAAGATGAAACTATATGTAGGTTGGCAGGAAGCCGGCAGCCGCCTGTCTTTCATTACCTCCGCTATCTTTAGTGGGCCGACTGGCTTCTTTGCCGAAATACAGAAAAATGTATACCTGTACATTCCACTGCTCACCATGGGATTGATCAGCCGGGAAACAAGCAGCGGGTCTATCAAATTATTATTGTCTTCACCGGTTAAGATCCGGGAGATCGTGCTGGGTAAATACCTGGCCATGATGATGTATTGCCTCATGCTCATTGGCCTGCTGGCATTATTTGCGGCGGCAGGTGCCTGGTCTATTGGTTCTTTTGACTATAAACATATTATGTCAGCATTAATTGGCATCTACCTGCTGATCTGCGCTTATTCGGCCATTGGCTTGTTTATGTCGAGCCTTACTTCCTACCAGGTGGTAGCAGCCGTGAGCACATTGGTGGTGTTGGCGGCACTGAACTATGTAGGGCTCTTATGGCAGGGAGTAGACTTTGTGCGTGATATCACCTACTTTCTTTCCATCTCAGGCAGGGCCGATCAGTTGCGGGATGGATTGATCACCAGTAAAGATGTTGCTTACTTTATCCTGGTCATCGCACTTTTCCTGGGCCTTACCATCCTGCTCCTGCAGGGCGCCCGTACTGCCCGGCCCTTTCCTATAAAGATGGGCCGTTATACTTTATTTGTAGCCTGCATATTGCTCGCCGGCTATCTCACCTCCCGGCCCAAAGCAGCCCTCTATGCCGACATGACCGCCACCCAAACAAGGACCCTTACGCCCAATACCCAACACATCATCAGGTCATTGAAGGAACCTCTCAAAGTAACGACCTATGTGAACCTGCTCGATGATTTCTGGTACATGGGCATTCCCTCCGCCAGGAATAAAGACATTAACTTTTGGGCGCCCTACCAGCGTTTCATGCCCGACATGCAATTGAGTTATGTGTATTACTATGATTCATCCAGTGCAGACTGGCTATATAAATACAACAAAGGCCTGGACAACCTGGCGTTGGCACAAAAAATGGCGAAGGCCAGAGAGCTCGACCTCAAACTGTTCATGCCGCCTGCGGAGATCAGGAAGATCATTGACCTCCGCCCGGAAGAAAACCGTTTTGTGCGCTGTCTCGAATACAATGGGAAACGATCTTTCCTGCGTGAGTACGCAGGTGAAATGGATCCCAATCCCGGTGAAGCAGAATTTGCAGCAGCCATTAAACGGTTATTGGTTACATCTCCGAAAATAGCTTTCCTCAGTGGCGACAATGAGCGTTTCATTGACAGGGCAGGTGATAAAGATTACCAGGGCAGCACCGTTGCCCTTACTGTCAGAAAAAGCCTTATCAACCAGGGCTTTGATATCGTACAGCTTACGTTGGAACAGGAGGATGTGCCGGCAGACATTGCTGCATTAATAATAGCCGATCCGAAGAAAGCCATCAGTCCGGAAAAGATGCAGCGGCTGCAACGCTATATTGGCCGCGGTGGCAACCTGTTAATTGCCGGTGAACCTGGTCGCCAGTCCTTGCTCAATCCTTTACTGGAGAAACTGGGCATTCAGTTCATGGATGGTATATTGATGCAGCAGAGCAGGGATTTCTCGCCCGATCTTGTACTGGGCTACTTTACCAATGCCGCAGCCGCTTCCGGAAAAGGCTATCAGCTTTTGTGGAAAGATAGCGCACGCGTGTCTGTACCTACTGCTGTTGGCATTCAATACAACAATAACAGCCTTTATAAAGCCACTCCCCTGTTGGTTACTGATGAGCAGAAAAGCTGGAATAAGCGGGGCCCATTAAACCAGGATACAGGATATGTCCAGTTTGATCCTGCAGCAGGGGATGTAAAAAACTCGGCGCCCATTGCCGTAGCATTAACCAAAAACGTGCAGGGACGTGAACAACGTATCCTGGTCATGGGAGATGCTGATTGGATGAGTGCCGCAGAACTGGGGAGATACAATATCCGGGTGGCTAATTTCTTCTATATGGTAGAGGTGTTTAAATGGCTGACCTATGATCAGTTCCCGGTAGATGTGTCGCGTCCCCCATCTCCCGACAAAAAAATGATCATTGGCAAAGAAGGGATTACTGTCCTGAAATTTATATTCCTCGGTATAATCCCTGTGCTGTTGTTGTTGAGTGGAATGACCATACTCATTGTAAGGAAAAGAAGATAG
- a CDS encoding ABC transporter ATP-binding protein: protein MTNEPIVRVEHLSHRYSAAWAIRDISFEINKTGVLGLLGSNGAGKSTTMNIMCGVLNQTEGNVYVDGIDMRKEPEAAKKKIGFLPQAAPLHLDLTVDEYLRHCAFMRLVDKKAVPAAMKEAKERCGIAHFSKRLIKNLSGGYRQRVGIAQAIIHKPKLVVLDEPTNGLDPNQILEVRSLIKEIAVDRSVIFSSHILSEVQATCKDIKMIENGRMVFADTVEAFNNYIVPNSLVLGLDNPPALQELEAIEGITQASYLHGNYYRLHFTGPSGITKKIVELSVARGWQLAEISLEKSSLDEVFAQLSGKSTKQK, encoded by the coding sequence ATGACGAACGAGCCTATTGTGCGTGTTGAACACTTGTCGCATCGCTACAGTGCTGCCTGGGCTATCAGGGACATCAGTTTCGAGATCAATAAGACCGGCGTATTGGGATTACTGGGATCGAATGGCGCCGGCAAGTCCACCACCATGAACATCATGTGTGGTGTGTTGAACCAAACCGAAGGGAACGTGTATGTGGATGGCATTGATATGCGCAAAGAGCCTGAAGCCGCCAAAAAGAAGATCGGTTTCCTGCCACAGGCTGCACCCCTGCACCTGGACCTTACGGTAGATGAATACCTCCGGCATTGCGCCTTCATGCGCCTTGTAGATAAAAAAGCAGTTCCGGCCGCTATGAAAGAAGCCAAGGAACGTTGTGGTATTGCGCATTTCAGCAAAAGGCTGATCAAAAATCTTTCCGGTGGCTACCGGCAACGGGTAGGCATTGCACAGGCCATCATTCACAAGCCCAAACTGGTGGTGCTGGATGAGCCTACCAACGGCCTGGACCCTAACCAAATCCTTGAAGTACGGTCGCTCATCAAAGAGATCGCTGTAGACAGATCGGTAATTTTCTCTTCGCATATCCTTTCTGAAGTGCAGGCCACCTGCAAAGACATTAAAATGATCGAGAATGGCAGGATGGTCTTTGCCGATACAGTAGAAGCATTTAATAATTACATAGTGCCCAATAGCCTGGTGCTGGGGCTCGATAATCCGCCTGCCTTACAGGAGCTGGAAGCAATAGAGGGTATTACACAAGCCAGTTACCTGCATGGCAACTATTACCGCCTGCATTTTACAGGTCCTTCCGGTATCACTAAAAAAATTGTTGAACTGAGTGTGGCCAGGGGCTGGCAGTTGGCAGAGATCAGCCTGGAAAAAAGCTCACTGGATGAAGTATTCGCTCAATTATCAGGAAAAAGTACCAAACAAAAATGA